Proteins from a genomic interval of Candidatus Cloacimonadota bacterium:
- a CDS encoding tetratricopeptide repeat protein, which translates to MKNKKINKKKTSLIVQFLPLLLIVVAAIIVYSNSFDCAFQFDDSVNFVERKIIRDLDNFKDLSLWTNVNFRPLAMYSFALNYHWGKLDVTGFHVFNLVIHILSGLVVFLFIKKILYLAHFAKQSSKDTTLIALFVSLIFTLHPIQTQSVTYIVQRMTALSGLFYVLTVYFYTIGRERHAKSGFSLQVSAIYLSSFIALILSIMSKQIAATIPLALIMIEVCFIRNKEGKIQKKYISIFFLILLAAFIIVAFTGNLPRETNQISRLDYLITQFRVMVKYLQLLILPINQNLDHDVDFSTTFWRFQEIASLLLIAFLIFLSIFFYKKNKLITFGIGWFFITQALESTIFPISGMMYEHRLYLATMGFSLCAVIAIYSLFGKKQKHFMLLLFIMISISYGYATFQRNKVWKSRYTLWSDVVRKSPDKARPNYNMGNVWTDAKRYKMAIKYYTKALKIKPDYVQAYNNLGSAWNHLGDTEKAISMYEKAIQISPNHLQALQNLGVLNYRKNELEEAKQYYEKYKELNPQNAKVFNDLGIIYARQKKYGKAVQNYTKALELDSQFTNPMKNLGIMYSQLEKLDQAKEMYEKVLKVEPRNAKVWNDLGIVFAKKSNFSKAIECYQKALEIEPDFENATKNLKIAEQYQKFKK; encoded by the coding sequence ATGAAAAATAAAAAAATAAATAAGAAAAAAACAAGTTTGATAGTTCAGTTTCTCCCCTTGTTGCTGATCGTCGTCGCAGCTATAATCGTTTATTCAAACAGTTTTGATTGTGCATTTCAATTTGATGATTCTGTTAACTTTGTTGAGAGAAAAATAATTCGAGATCTTGATAATTTCAAAGATCTCAGTTTATGGACAAATGTAAATTTCCGACCTTTGGCAATGTATTCTTTTGCACTAAATTATCATTGGGGAAAACTGGATGTAACTGGATTTCATGTTTTCAATTTAGTTATCCATATTTTGAGTGGATTGGTCGTATTCTTGTTTATTAAGAAAATCTTATATCTAGCACATTTTGCAAAGCAATCTTCAAAAGATACTACTTTAATTGCTTTATTCGTTTCATTGATTTTCACCCTGCATCCCATTCAAACACAATCAGTTACATACATCGTGCAAAGAATGACAGCACTTTCCGGATTATTTTATGTTTTAACTGTTTACTTCTATACAATTGGAAGAGAAAGACATGCGAAAAGTGGTTTTTCTCTGCAGGTATCAGCAATTTATTTATCCAGCTTTATTGCACTCATTTTATCTATCATGTCTAAACAGATTGCTGCAACAATTCCTTTAGCTCTCATTATGATAGAAGTTTGTTTTATTCGGAACAAAGAAGGTAAGATACAGAAAAAATATATTTCCATCTTCTTTTTAATTCTTCTGGCAGCATTTATAATTGTTGCATTTACAGGAAATCTACCGCGTGAAACTAATCAAATTTCACGTTTAGATTATTTAATTACGCAATTCCGAGTAATGGTTAAATATCTTCAACTTCTCATTCTGCCAATAAATCAAAATCTTGATCATGATGTCGATTTTTCAACCACTTTTTGGCGATTTCAGGAAATTGCAAGTTTGCTGCTGATAGCATTCTTGATATTTCTCAGCATATTTTTCTATAAAAAAAACAAACTGATCACATTTGGAATTGGTTGGTTTTTTATCACTCAAGCACTGGAATCAACTATCTTCCCCATTAGTGGAATGATGTATGAACATAGACTTTACCTGGCAACAATGGGTTTCAGTCTGTGTGCTGTAATTGCGATCTACAGTCTTTTCGGAAAAAAGCAAAAACATTTTATGTTGCTTTTGTTTATTATGATTTCTATTTCATATGGTTATGCAACATTCCAAAGAAATAAAGTCTGGAAAAGCCGCTATACACTCTGGTCTGATGTTGTAAGAAAATCACCAGATAAAGCACGCCCGAATTATAATATGGGTAATGTTTGGACTGATGCAAAACGCTATAAAATGGCTATAAAATATTATACGAAAGCTCTAAAAATTAAACCCGATTATGTTCAAGCTTACAACAATTTAGGTTCTGCCTGGAATCACTTGGGAGATACTGAAAAAGCAATTTCTATGTATGAAAAAGCTATTCAAATAAGTCCGAATCATCTGCAGGCATTGCAAAATCTGGGTGTTCTTAATTATAGAAAAAACGAATTGGAAGAAGCCAAACAGTATTATGAAAAATATAAAGAACTAAATCCTCAAAACGCTAAAGTTTTTAATGATCTTGGAATCATATATGCCCGACAGAAAAAGTATGGCAAGGCTGTTCAAAATTACACAAAAGCTCTTGAATTAGATTCACAGTTTACAAATCCAATGAAAAACCTGGGCATCATGTATTCACAGCTGGAAAAACTTGATCAAGCTAAAGAGATGTATGAGAAGGTATTGAAAGTAGAACCTCGAAATGCCAAAGTCTGGAATGACCTTGGAATTGTTTTCGCCAAAAAAAGTAATTTTTCCAAAGCAATTGAATGTTATCAAAAAGCTTTAGAGATTGAGCCAGACTTTGAAAATGCAACCAAAAATTTGAAGATTGCTGAACAATATCAGAAATTTAAGAAATAA